Part of the Aggregatilinea lenta genome, CCCGCCGCGCTGCCATCGCGGCGCAGCTTCGGCACGCCCTTGCCGCGCAGCCGGATCACCTTGCCGGACTGCGTGCCTGCCGGGACAACTACCTCTTCGTCGCCGTCGACCGTCGGCACGGCAATCGTATCGCCCAGCGCAGCCTGAGCCACGTTGATCGACACCTCAAGGATGATGTCGCTGTCGCGCCGTTTGAAGAACTCGTGCTGGGTGACGCGCAGTACCACGTACAGGTCACCGGGCGGCCCGCCGCGCTGGCCTGGCTCGCCTTCGCCGCTGAGCCGGATCTGCGTGCCATCGTCCACTCCCGCGGGAATGGTCACCGTCAGCGTGCGGACCTTCTGCACCGTGCGCTGGCCGTTGCACTCCGAGCAGGGCGTATCGACGATCTCGCCCGTGCCGTGGCAGCGCGGGCAGTCGGTGACGTTGACCATGCTGCCCAGGAACGACTGGCGCACCTGCCGGATCTGGCCCGTGCCGTTGCAGTCGGGACAGCGGCGCGGCGTGGTGCCAGGCGCGGCTCCGCTGCCGTTACACACGTCGCACGTCTCGCGGCGTGGCACGTCGATATCCACCTCCGCGCCAAACACCGACTGGTTGAAATCGATCGTCAGGTCATAGCGCAGGTCGCGGCCCTGCGTCGGCCCGTTCCGGCGACGGCGTGACGTACCCGCAAAGCCGCCGAAGAACTCCTCGAAGATCTCCTCGAAGCCGGGGAAGCCGCCTGAAAAGCCGCCACTGAAGCCGCCCGCCCCACCACCGTTGACGCCTGCGTGACCGAAGCGATCGTATGCCGCGCGCTTATTCTCGTCGGAGAGCACGGTGTAGGCTTCGTTGATCTCTTTGAAGCGCGCCTCAGCATCCGCTTCGCTGCTCACATCGGGATGATAGCGCCGCGCCAGACCACGAAACGCCTTCTTGAGGTCGTCTTTGCTTGCGTTCCGGGCGACGCCCAGGATTTCATAGTAATCGCGTGGCATTGTGCCGTCCATACCTTGTGCTTCCTCGTACCGGCCTCATTCTAACGTACCGCGGCCCGGGCTGAAAGGGGCGATTCTTCAACCCGGCTCGATGCGTCCCCATGTATTGTGCGCTAGGGACATGTAGGGTATTGGCTAAATGGTAACCCGTAGGGGCGTATAGCCATACGCCCCTACAAGAAGAATACGTTCCGTTGCGTCCCAGGTAGCAAAAGACAGCGCAGGAGCAAACCTCGCTCACCGCGCTGTCAGCGTGTCTAATCAGGTTACGACTCGGTAAAGTCGCCTTCGATCACGTCTTCGTCCGGCCCGGCGCTGCCGCCGTTGGGACCACCCGCGGCCCCGGCGGCGTCTGCAGGACCGCCCGCCGTCTCGTACATGCGGCTGCCGATGTCCTGGATCGCCTGGCCGAGTTCCTCGGATGCCTGCTTGATCGCGGCCGCGTCGGTGCCTTCCAGCGCCTTACGCACGGCTTCGACCTTGCCCTCGACGGACTGGCGCGTGTCCTGCGGGACCTTGTCGCCAAAGTCGCGCAGGGTCTTTTCCGCCGTGAAGATCATGCTGTCGGCCTGGTTACGCAGCTCGACCTGCTCGCGACGCTGCGCGTCTTCCTGAGCGTGGCTCTCGGCCTCACGCACCATGCGCTCGATCTCGGAATCGCTCAGGCCGCTGCTGGCCGTGATCGTGATCTTCTGCTCGCGGCCCGTCGCCTTATCCTGCGCGGCGACGTTCAGAATACCGTTCGCGTCGATGTCGAAGGTCACTTCGATCATCGGCACGCCGCGGGGCGCCGGGGGAATGCCGTCCAGAATGAAGCGTCCCAGCGTTTTGTTGTCCGCCGCCATCGGGCGCTCGCCCTGCGTGACGTGAATTTCGACCTGCGTCTGGCCGTCCGACGCGGTGCTGAAGGTTTGACTCTTCTTGGTCGGGATGGTCGTGTTGCGGTCGATGAGCGGGGTCGCCACGCCACCCAGCGTTTCGATCGACAGGGTCAGCGGCGTGACGTCCAGCAGCAGGACTTCCTTCACCTCGCCGCCGAGCACACCCGCCTGGATCGCCGCGCCAACCGCCACGACCTCGTCGGGATTCACGCTCTTGTTCGGTTCCCTGCCGAAGAACTTCTTGACCGCGTCCTGCACGGCAGGCATACGGGTCATACCACCGACCAGCAGGACTTCATTGACGTCCGCGGGCTTGAGATTCGCGTCGTCAAGGGCGCGACGGCACGGGTCAATGGAGCGCTGGATCAGGTCGGACACCAGATCTTCCAGCTTGGCGCGCGTCAGGGTCACGTTCAGGTGCTTCGGACCGGACGCATCCGCCGTGATGAACGGCAGGCTGATTTCCGCCGACATCGTGGTCGAAAGTTCCTTCTTGGCGTTCTCCGCCGCTTCCTTCAGACGTTGGAGCGCCTGACGGTCGGCGCGCAGGTCGATGCCCTGCTCCTTCTTGAACTCTTCGGCCAGCCAGCCGATGATACGGTCGTCGAAGTCGTCCCCACCCAGGAACGTATCGCCGTTGGTTGAGCGCACTTCGATCAGGCCCTCGCTCACGTCGAGGATCGAGATGTCGAAGGTACCGCCGCCCAGGTCGTACACGGCCAGGGTTTCGTCATTCTTCTTGTCCATGCCGTAGGCCAGCGACGAGGCTGTCGGCTCGTTGATGATACGCTGCACTTCCAGGCCCGCGATCTTACCCGCGTCCTTGGTTGCCTGGCGCTGCGTGTCGTTGAAATAGGCCGGAACGGTGATCACGGCCTGAACCACTTCGCCGCCCAGGTAGGCTTCCGCGTCCGCTTTAATCTTCTGCAGGATCATTGCCGACACTTCCGGCGGGCTGTAGGTCTTGCCGCCCAGGTGCACGCGCACGTCGCCGTTGGACGCAGCGCTCACCTTGTAGGGCACGGACGAAAAAGCCTTCTGCACTTCAGGATCGCTGAACTTGCGGCCCATGAAGCGCTTGATCGAAAAGATCGTGTTCTCAGGGTTCATCACTGCCTGACGGCGTGCCAGCTGGCCCACCAGGCGCTCGCCCTGCTTATTGATGGCGACCACCGAGGGGATCAGGCGTCCCCCTTCGGACGACGGGATCACAGTCGGCTCGCCGCCTTCCATCACGGCCATCACCGAGTTCGTGGTCCCCAGGTCAATACCGATAATCTTTGCCATGTTCTTATCACCTCATGTGTGTCAGTTTGGTTGTGAATTGACTGAATAATACCCGCTGGACGACTCTAACCAGCCACGCGCACCATCGCCGGACGCAGCACACGCTCGCCGGACGCATAGCCGCGCTGGAGGACTGCTGTCACCGTGCCGCTCTCGGCATCCGAATCCGGGTCCACGCCAATCGCTTCGTGGAACGCGGGGTCGAACGGCTTGCCAAGCGCCTCAATCGGCTTCACGCCCTGCTCATCGAGGAAACGCTCCATCTTGCGCAGGATCAACGTGATGCCGTTGAACCAACCGTCGCGCTCGCCTTCGGGCACGGCGTCAATCGCCCGGTAGAAATCATCCAGCACCGGCAGCAACTTTACCAATACATCTCCGGCCACCTGCTGGCGCTGCTCGGCACGTTCCTTCTCGACCCGTTTTTTGTAGTTCTGAAACGACGCCCGCTCACGCTGCAAGCTGTCGAGGAACTCCTCGGCACGGGCGTTCGCCTGACTAATCTGTGTCTGCAACGAGACTTCCTCCTCACTGGCAAGTGCGTCAGATGTCTCGGCCTGCCCCGACGCACCGGTCGCATCCGTCACGGGTGCGTTCACTTCATCTTCCGATACGGAATCCGATACAGAGTCGGTCCGCAAGTTGTCATTCGGGTGTTGGGTTTCCCCTGGCACTCTACTCACCTCCGTGCGAACAATCTATGGCTACGGTCTACGCAGCATCCGTAGTGTATCCGATGTGTAATAGAAATTCGTTAGCAAAACGCTGGAGATGTATAGAAAGTTGGGGAAACATGATCGAGAGGCGGCTGAGAGAGCCGTTTTGGCGCGCTGACCTTCTTCGAGCCCGGTGTACAGCGGGCAAGTACAAGCATAGAATTGGGGAACCGTTCGCATCAACGCGAGAGAATGTCATGAATAACGCCATGAACATCGTCAATGTGGGCTACGACTCGACCAATTATTACGTCCTGGCGGACGCTGCGCCGCGCCTGCTGGTGGATGCCGGCTGGCCAGGCACGCTTCCAAAACTCCGGCGCCAGTGCCAGCGCATGGGCGTCACCTTGCCAGACCTCAAATATATGCTGATCACGCATTACCATCCCGATCACGCCGGGCTGGTCCAGGATCTGAAGAACGCCGGCATGACGCTGGTCGTGATCGACCTTCAGATCCCGACCATTCCCGCGCTGCGCACGCACATGAAGCCGGGCCAGGGCTACCTGGATATCGACCTCACCGACAACTGCGTTATCCGCCTCGCGGAGAGCCGCGCGTTTCTGGCGGAGATCGGCATCGCAGGCGAGATCATCCACACGCCCGGCCACTCCGACGACAGCGTGAGCCTGATCCTCGACGGTGGCGCAGCCTTTACCGGCGACCTGACGCCCCCGATGATGGTGCCGGACGATCCGGCTAATGCGCTGTACCAGAGCTGGCAGGCGATCCGCGCGCACAGCGTCACGCAGGTCTATCCGGGTCATGGACCGGTGTGGCAACTGGTATAGCGCACGGGATAGCTCCCGTTTTTTGCACCTCAATTTGGACATTCCGCGATTAATAGAAATCCAAATGGGCGATTCCGTCTGTATGTACGAGTAGAGCAGCCTGACGATGCTGCGAAACTCAGGTTAACGGAGGAAAACGCCATGTTTCGGAAACCCACATCGCTCGTAAAAGTCCTTGCCATCATTAGTGTATTGACCGCCGTCGTGATTGGGCTGTCTGTCGTCGGAGCGCAGGAAACGAGTCCAACGGTGCAGATGGGAGGCAACGACGAGCTTGGCTCGTTCCTGGTCGATTCGAATGGCATGACACTGTACCTGTTCACTAACGACACTCCGGGCGTCAGCAACTGCTCCGGCGACTGCCTGGTCAACTGGCCGCCGCTGCTCGTGGACGAAGGCGTCCAGCCGACCCTGGCCGCCGGGATTCCGGGCCACCTCAACGTCATCCAGCGCGCGGACGACAGCACGTATCAGGTCGTCTACAACGGTATGCCGCTGTACTACTGGAAGGACGACGCGCAGGCAGGTGACGCGACCGGCCAGGGCGTCGGCGACGTGTGGTACGTCGTCAATCCGGCGGACGTCTCGCTCGGCGGCAACGACGAGCTTGGCTCGTTCCTGGTGGACTCGAACGGGATGACCCTCTACCTGTTCACCAACGACACGCCGGGCGTCAGCAACTGTTCCGGCGACTGCCTGGTCAACTGGCCACCGCTGCTGGTGGATGAAGGCCAGGAACCGTCGCTCCAGCCGGGATTGACCGGGACGCTCAGCACCATCGCGCGGGACGACGGCACATATCAGGTGGCCTACGACGACATGCCGCTGTACTACTGGAAGGACGACGTACAGCCGGGCGATGCGACCGGCCAGGGCGTGGGCGACGTCTGGTACGTGATCCAGCCCGCGACGGTCGGCATGGGCGGCAACGACGAGTTGGGGTCGTTCCTGGTCGGGCCGGATGGGATGACGCTTTACCTGTTCACCAACGACACGCCGGGCGTCAGCAACTGCTACGACAACTGTGCAGTCAACTGGCCGCCGCTGCTCGTGCCGGAGGGCCAGGAACCAACCGCAGCGGAGGGAATCACCGGCACGCTGGGCGTAACCGAGCGCACGGACGGCACGTATCAGGTGACCTACGACGACATGCCGCTCTACTACTGGATCAAGGACGTGGTCCCCGGCGACGCGACCGGCCAGAACGTGGGCGAAGTGTGGTTCGTGATCGATCCCAACGCGCCGATGGATATGGAAGCCACACCGGACATGGCTGGCGGCTAAACGCGGCTAACCAAAGCCGCCGCACAACCACATACGAAACAGTTGAGGCCCGGCATTATGTCGGGCCTCAATAGTATCGATTCAACGGTCACCACGACCGGATCGCTAAAATCTGTGCACCTCAGCTTTCGCGGAACACGTCATCCAGCAGGCCGGACATCAGGTTCGCCACGTAGCGCACGGCGCTGATCGCGCGGCCATAGCGCATGCGGGTCGAGCCGAGCACGCCCAGCGCCCCGCGCGATTCCGGCGTGCCATAGCGCCCCAGGACCATGCTCAGGTGGCTGAGTTCTTCCCAACGCCCCTCGCCCGCCACCACCACGCGCACGTCCGGCTGGTCGGGCGAGAGCGTTTCGGTCAGCAGCGCGTCGAGCACGCCGCCCTCTTCGAGCACGTGCAGCGCCTGCTGCGCCTCGTCGTCGTTGAAGTTGGGCAGTATCTCGCTGAGACCGTAACGGTACACGTCGCGCGCAGCCTGCTGGTTGGTCTGCACCATCGCGTCCGCGACCAGCTCACCGACCTCGTGCGTTAGCGGATCGGAGTGCGCTCGCGTCTTGGCGCGCACCTGTTCTGCCGTCAGCGCGTTACATAGCAAGTTGAGCACCTGCGCCGTGCGCGAGAGCACGTCCTGCGGGACCGGCTCGGCCAGCGTCAGGATCTGCTGGCTGACGCTGCCGCCACGCAGCACGAGCACCATCAGCACCAGCCGTCCATGTGTAGCGATCAATTCCAGGTGCTTGAAGTGGCTTTCAGATGCACGCGGCAGAGTCACCAGCGCCGCCGACTGCGCCGTGCGCGACAGCGCCACGACCGCCGTGCGCATCCATTCTTCGAGATCGGTGGGGGCTTTCTCGAACGCGCCTGTAATGCGGCGGCGCTCGACGGACGACAGTTTGACGTCGCGCAGCAGCCGGTGCACGAAGTAGCGGTAGCCCTTCTTGGTCGGCACGCGGCCCGCCGACGTATGCGGCGCGTAGATCAGTCCCTGCTGCTCCAACACGCCCATTTCGTTGCGCACGGTCGCGCTGCTGACACCCAGGCCAAAGTCATCCACCAGTGACTTCGAGCCGACCGGCTGCGGGTTGCGAATATATTCCTGTACGATCAGCGAGAGGATCTGCTCCTGGCGCTCGGTGAGCTGCGGCAGGTCAGACGGCTCCGCCATCAGGGGCGGACTCTCAGGCGGCGGTGGATAGAGGGTCATTCCAGTGTGCCTTGTCTTCTCAAATGTCTCTCAAGCGTGTGTGGGACAGCCGTTAATAGCGCAGCTAACGCAATTTCATCATACCATGCGCGCAAATGGGCGTCAAAATCGGGCGTGCGCCTGTAACCAGGCAGATAATATCTTAAAACAGCCTGACACTCTGCAAGAAGCACGTTAAAATCGGCGCGCAGCAGCAGTTTGAGTCTGGCGTTCCCGGTCCGATCATGGTATTATTTTGGAGACAAAGTATTTTTCGCCTGCATATCCGCAGGTGGAGCACGTGGGATGACGCGGGCCGGTAATCCCCAATACGAGGAGACAGTACAAATGGGTGAAAAAACCTTCGAGGTCACCGAAGCCACCTTCGAAGCGGACGTTCTCAAGTCCGAAACGCCGGTCCTGATCGACTTCTGGGCCGAATGGTGCACGCCGTGTCGTATGATCGCGCCGCTGGTCGACCAGCTCGCGACCAAGTACGGTGACAAGCTGCGCGTCGGCAAGGTGGACGCCGATACGAACCAGGGCATCCTGATGCAGTACGGCATCCTGGGCATCCCGACCCTGATCCTGTTCAAGGACGGGAAGCCGGTCGAGCGCATCACGGGCTACATGCCCCTGCCCTCGCTTGAGCCGAAGATCGCCCAGCACCTGGGCTAGCATCCAACGCAGGCCACTTCAGCGGCTCCCGATCGAATCGGGAGCCGCTTTTTGTTTCCCGCACGGCGCAAAGCACCTCACCCCCGCCCCTCTCAAATCTGGGTTAGAGAGGCGAGAAAAGCCATTCCGAATGCATTTTTGTAGGGATAGGGCTAACTCGTCCGGCTTTTCGCTTAATGGGCGGGATAAGTCCCACCCCTACGAAGGGGAGGCGCACTTTTTCTGCTTCTGTTTTTGGCTGAAAACTGCCCACTGAACACTGGCCGCTATGCGTCACGGCAGCCACAGAAAGTCGAGGATCGCGGCGGTGTCTTCGAAGGTGAATGCGCCGTTGGGCGGCGCGGGGGCGGCGAACAGCAGGGACGTCTCACCGCCGTCGACCGGCGTCAGATAGACGCTCGCCTGCCGCGCCTCGACGTCGTTCTTCACCCACGCGACCTGCGTGCGGTCGGGGCTGAGGTC contains:
- the dnaJ gene encoding molecular chaperone DnaJ, producing the protein MDGTMPRDYYEILGVARNASKDDLKKAFRGLARRYHPDVSSEADAEARFKEINEAYTVLSDENKRAAYDRFGHAGVNGGGAGGFSGGFSGGFPGFEEIFEEFFGGFAGTSRRRRNGPTQGRDLRYDLTIDFNQSVFGAEVDIDVPRRETCDVCNGSGAAPGTTPRRCPDCNGTGQIRQVRQSFLGSMVNVTDCPRCHGTGEIVDTPCSECNGQRTVQKVRTLTVTIPAGVDDGTQIRLSGEGEPGQRGGPPGDLYVVLRVTQHEFFKRRDSDIILEVSINVAQAALGDTIAVPTVDGDEEVVVPAGTQSGKVIRLRGKGVPKLRRDGSAAGRGDQLLVLTVEVPSKLTKEQRDLFEELGRTLGKEVIPQKQGRGFLDRVSDFFGGV
- the dnaK gene encoding molecular chaperone DnaK — encoded protein: MAKIIGIDLGTTNSVMAVMEGGEPTVIPSSEGGRLIPSVVAINKQGERLVGQLARRQAVMNPENTIFSIKRFMGRKFSDPEVQKAFSSVPYKVSAASNGDVRVHLGGKTYSPPEVSAMILQKIKADAEAYLGGEVVQAVITVPAYFNDTQRQATKDAGKIAGLEVQRIINEPTASSLAYGMDKKNDETLAVYDLGGGTFDISILDVSEGLIEVRSTNGDTFLGGDDFDDRIIGWLAEEFKKEQGIDLRADRQALQRLKEAAENAKKELSTTMSAEISLPFITADASGPKHLNVTLTRAKLEDLVSDLIQRSIDPCRRALDDANLKPADVNEVLLVGGMTRMPAVQDAVKKFFGREPNKSVNPDEVVAVGAAIQAGVLGGEVKEVLLLDVTPLTLSIETLGGVATPLIDRNTTIPTKKSQTFSTASDGQTQVEIHVTQGERPMAADNKTLGRFILDGIPPAPRGVPMIEVTFDIDANGILNVAAQDKATGREQKITITASSGLSDSEIERMVREAESHAQEDAQRREQVELRNQADSMIFTAEKTLRDFGDKVPQDTRQSVEGKVEAVRKALEGTDAAAIKQASEELGQAIQDIGSRMYETAGGPADAAGAAGGPNGGSAGPDEDVIEGDFTES
- a CDS encoding nucleotide exchange factor GrpE — protein: MSRVPGETQHPNDNLRTDSVSDSVSEDEVNAPVTDATGASGQAETSDALASEEEVSLQTQISQANARAEEFLDSLQRERASFQNYKKRVEKERAEQRQQVAGDVLVKLLPVLDDFYRAIDAVPEGERDGWFNGITLILRKMERFLDEQGVKPIEALGKPFDPAFHEAIGVDPDSDAESGTVTAVLQRGYASGERVLRPAMVRVAG
- a CDS encoding MBL fold metallo-hydrolase — its product is MNNAMNIVNVGYDSTNYYVLADAAPRLLVDAGWPGTLPKLRRQCQRMGVTLPDLKYMLITHYHPDHAGLVQDLKNAGMTLVVIDLQIPTIPALRTHMKPGQGYLDIDLTDNCVIRLAESRAFLAEIGIAGEIIHTPGHSDDSVSLILDGGAAFTGDLTPPMMVPDDPANALYQSWQAIRAHSVTQVYPGHGPVWQLV
- the hrcA gene encoding heat-inducible transcriptional repressor HrcA → MTLYPPPPESPPLMAEPSDLPQLTERQEQILSLIVQEYIRNPQPVGSKSLVDDFGLGVSSATVRNEMGVLEQQGLIYAPHTSAGRVPTKKGYRYFVHRLLRDVKLSSVERRRITGAFEKAPTDLEEWMRTAVVALSRTAQSAALVTLPRASESHFKHLELIATHGRLVLMVLVLRGGSVSQQILTLAEPVPQDVLSRTAQVLNLLCNALTAEQVRAKTRAHSDPLTHEVGELVADAMVQTNQQAARDVYRYGLSEILPNFNDDEAQQALHVLEEGGVLDALLTETLSPDQPDVRVVVAGEGRWEELSHLSMVLGRYGTPESRGALGVLGSTRMRYGRAISAVRYVANLMSGLLDDVFRES
- the trxA gene encoding thioredoxin, with the translated sequence MGEKTFEVTEATFEADVLKSETPVLIDFWAEWCTPCRMIAPLVDQLATKYGDKLRVGKVDADTNQGILMQYGILGIPTLILFKDGKPVERITGYMPLPSLEPKIAQHLG